Proteins encoded within one genomic window of Acinetobacter sp. WCHA55:
- the tenA gene encoding thiaminase II has protein sequence MAFSQDVWQRNVDLYQKTLTLPFNQELASGTLNKEAFCHYVIQDAHYLVAYGRALAVCGAKAYDADDIIQFSQGAKEAIVVERSLHDGFMKNFGISKQQFEETPLTLACHHYTSFLTATAWSESYPVVLAALLPCFWIYAEVGKDIVGNSIANNPYQAWIDTYAGEEFNQAVRNVIATIDKVAARCDADTIEKMHKAYRKGAELEWLFWDSAYKQQQWLGLDHA, from the coding sequence ATGGCTTTTTCTCAAGACGTTTGGCAACGTAATGTAGATTTATATCAAAAAACACTGACCTTACCTTTTAACCAAGAATTGGCCTCTGGCACACTTAATAAAGAAGCGTTTTGCCATTATGTCATTCAAGATGCACATTACTTGGTCGCTTATGGTCGTGCACTCGCCGTATGTGGTGCCAAAGCGTATGATGCTGATGACATTATTCAGTTTAGCCAAGGGGCCAAAGAAGCAATTGTAGTTGAACGCAGTTTGCACGATGGTTTTATGAAAAACTTTGGTATTTCAAAACAACAATTTGAAGAAACCCCTTTGACTTTAGCTTGTCACCATTACACTTCTTTTTTAACCGCAACAGCATGGTCTGAAAGCTATCCTGTGGTTTTGGCGGCACTCTTACCCTGCTTTTGGATTTATGCTGAAGTCGGTAAAGACATTGTAGGTAACTCTATCGCCAACAACCCGTACCAAGCGTGGATCGATACTTACGCAGGTGAAGAATTCAACCAAGCCGTGCGTAATGTGATTGCAACCATCGATAAAGTGGCTGCGCGTTGCGATGCAGACACCATTGAGAAAATGCATAAAGCCTACCGTAAAGGGGCTGAACTCGAATGGTTGTTCTGGGACAGCGCTTATAAACAGCAGCAATGGCTCGGTTTAGACCACGCTTAA
- a CDS encoding DUF475 domain-containing protein, translating to MMKHFGFSIIFTIVCLALSAYWGFTHGPEAGLKTMFTALTITAILAVMEVSLSFDNAVVNASVLRGWDHFWKTLFLTVGILVAVFGMRLIFPVAIVAVTADMGFVEVVQLALNDPKTYSQRLMDHHPEIAAFGGAFLLLVFLNFFLDEEKDTHWFRWLERRLTNLANVPAMSVFLALIALLVMAANVDEAKRLVVTMAGIWGIVVYIGVQVLSHLLGGEPEVDEDGNAVTHDANGATTGVVKAGIGGFLYLEVLDASFSFDGVIGAFAITSDVVIIMLGLAIGAIFVRSMTIYLVEKGTLDAYVFLEHGAHYAIGALAFIMLASGTGLHVPEVVTGLIGVAFIVWAVIASIQYKKHQAA from the coding sequence ATGATGAAACATTTTGGTTTCTCTATCATTTTTACGATCGTGTGTCTTGCGTTGTCTGCGTACTGGGGTTTTACCCATGGACCAGAAGCGGGCTTAAAGACCATGTTTACTGCTTTGACCATTACTGCAATTTTAGCGGTGATGGAGGTCTCGTTATCTTTTGATAATGCCGTGGTCAATGCATCTGTGTTACGTGGTTGGGATCATTTCTGGAAAACGTTGTTCCTGACCGTGGGTATTTTAGTCGCTGTATTTGGTATGCGTTTAATCTTCCCTGTCGCAATTGTAGCTGTAACTGCAGATATGGGCTTTGTTGAAGTCGTACAATTGGCTTTGAATGATCCAAAAACCTACTCACAACGTCTGATGGATCACCACCCTGAAATTGCTGCGTTTGGTGGTGCATTCTTGTTACTTGTGTTCTTAAATTTCTTCTTAGATGAAGAGAAAGACACACACTGGTTCCGCTGGTTAGAACGCCGTTTGACCAACTTAGCCAATGTTCCTGCAATGTCGGTCTTCCTTGCACTGATTGCACTTTTGGTGATGGCGGCCAATGTCGATGAAGCCAAACGTCTGGTAGTAACCATGGCGGGCATCTGGGGCATTGTGGTTTATATTGGCGTACAAGTCTTGAGTCATTTGTTGGGTGGTGAACCTGAAGTTGATGAAGACGGCAATGCGGTTACGCATGATGCCAATGGAGCAACCACAGGTGTGGTCAAAGCAGGTATTGGTGGTTTCCTCTACCTAGAAGTACTCGATGCATCGTTCAGTTTTGATGGCGTAATTGGCGCGTTTGCTATTACTTCGGATGTCGTGATTATTATGCTGGGTCTCGCGATTGGTGCGATCTTCGTGCGTTCGATGACGATTTACTTGGTCGAAAAAGGTACTTTGGATGCCTATGTCTTCCTTGAGCATGGCGCACACTACGCGATTGGTGCTTTAGCATTCATTATGCTGGCAAGTGGTACAGGTCTACATGTACCAGAAGTCGTCACAGGTTTAATTGGTGTGGCTTTTATTGTTTGGGCTGTGATTGCTTCCATTCAATACAAAAAACATCAAGCGGCTTAA
- a CDS encoding MFS transporter encodes MMNALERRSTFALSSIFALRMLGLFMIIPVFSVAGQTYEYATPALLGLAVGIYGLTQAILQIPFSLIADRYSRKPLVVFGLLLFALGGAIAAMSDTIYGVIIGRAIAGGGAVSAVVMALLADVTREENRMKAMATMGMSIGVSFAVAFSLGPWLTGLVGISGLFWVTTIMGLAAISMLFLVPKVTRHHRNYQQGYLAQLKQVLKMGDLNRLHVSVFSLHLLLTAMFIYVPSQLIDFAKIPLNSHGWVYLPLLVISLFFAFPSIVLAEKYRKMRGIFLTAIGGIILGLGILIFGFESKYILLTGLGLFFIAFNVMEALLPSWLSKAAPIQSKATAMGVNASSQFLGAFFGGVTGGQLLLLNNTALGWSILTGLAIIWLLISFGLAQPRYLSSMVLRLPEHKQTDEWTSQLLAIRGIEEVVVMSDQQVAYVKVDKQQIDDATRQDLTQLLGKEVAI; translated from the coding sequence ATGATGAATGCTTTAGAACGTCGTTCAACTTTTGCCTTAAGCAGTATTTTTGCCTTACGCATGTTGGGTTTGTTCATGATCATCCCTGTCTTTTCTGTGGCAGGGCAGACCTATGAATATGCAACGCCTGCGTTGCTCGGTTTGGCTGTGGGGATTTATGGCTTAACACAGGCCATTTTACAGATTCCTTTTAGCTTGATTGCTGACCGTTATAGCCGTAAGCCTTTAGTGGTTTTTGGGCTACTCCTGTTTGCTTTGGGTGGTGCAATTGCCGCAATGTCAGACACCATTTATGGGGTGATTATTGGTCGCGCCATCGCGGGTGGTGGTGCCGTATCTGCGGTGGTAATGGCTCTACTGGCAGATGTGACCCGTGAAGAAAACCGAATGAAAGCCATGGCAACCATGGGTATGAGTATCGGAGTTTCTTTTGCTGTAGCCTTTAGTTTGGGGCCGTGGCTTACCGGTCTCGTGGGGATTTCAGGATTATTCTGGGTAACGACCATCATGGGTTTAGCAGCCATTTCGATGTTGTTTTTGGTGCCGAAAGTCACCCGTCATCATCGTAATTACCAACAAGGTTATTTGGCCCAGCTCAAACAAGTCTTAAAAATGGGCGATCTGAACCGTCTACATGTGTCGGTTTTTAGCTTGCACTTATTGCTGACAGCAATGTTTATTTATGTCCCATCGCAACTCATCGATTTTGCAAAAATTCCACTCAATTCGCATGGTTGGGTGTACTTGCCATTGTTGGTGATTAGCCTATTTTTTGCCTTTCCAAGCATTGTATTGGCTGAAAAATATCGCAAAATGCGAGGCATCTTTTTAACGGCGATTGGCGGTATTATTTTAGGCTTAGGCATCCTAATTTTTGGTTTTGAGTCAAAGTATATTTTGCTCACAGGTTTGGGCCTATTCTTTATTGCTTTTAATGTCATGGAAGCGTTGTTGCCCTCATGGTTATCGAAAGCCGCACCAATTCAGTCTAAAGCCACCGCGATGGGCGTCAACGCCAGCAGCCAGTTTTTAGGCGCTTTTTTTGGTGGTGTTACAGGTGGTCAGTTGTTGCTATTAAACAATACGGCCTTGGGTTGGAGTATTCTAACTGGACTTGCCATTATTTGGTTATTGATTAGTTTTGGCTTGGCACAACCACGCTATTTGTCTTCGATGGTGTTGCGTTTACCTGAACATAAACAAACAGACGAATGGACTTCACAGCTTTTAGCGATTCGTGGTATTGAAGAGGTCGTGGTGATGTCTGATCAGCAAGTAGCGTATGTAAAAGTCGATAAGCAGCAAATAGATGATGCTACGCGACAAGATTTAACGCAGTTGTTGGGGAAAGAGGTAGCCATTTAA
- the ssb gene encoding single-stranded DNA-binding protein encodes MRGVNKVILVGTLGRDPETKTFPNGGSLTQFSIATSDSWTDKSTGERKEQTEWHRIVLHNRLGEIAQQYLRKGSKVYIEGSLRTRQWTDQNGQERYTTEIRGEQMQMLDNNRQQGEQMQGGNDGYAQPRFNNNQGGGYNNNNNQGGYGGNPATGNSNNQQGGYANNNPSGFAPKAAPQSAPATAPADMDDDLPF; translated from the coding sequence ATGCGCGGTGTAAATAAAGTTATTTTAGTGGGCACATTGGGCCGAGATCCAGAGACGAAAACTTTTCCAAATGGTGGTTCGTTGACACAGTTTTCAATTGCAACGAGCGACTCTTGGACAGATAAAAGTACAGGTGAGCGTAAAGAGCAAACTGAATGGCATCGTATTGTGTTACACAACCGTCTAGGTGAAATTGCGCAACAATACCTACGTAAAGGTTCGAAAGTTTATATTGAAGGTTCACTGCGTACACGTCAGTGGACAGATCAAAATGGTCAAGAACGCTACACCACAGAAATTCGTGGTGAGCAAATGCAGATGCTTGACAACAACCGTCAGCAAGGTGAGCAAATGCAAGGCGGAAATGATGGTTATGCACAACCACGTTTCAACAATAACCAAGGTGGTGGTTATAATAATAACAACAACCAAGGCGGTTATGGCGGCAATCCAGCAACGGGCAATAGCAACAACCAACAAGGTGGTTATGCGAACAATAACCCAAGTGGTTTTGCACCAAAAGCAGCACCTCAGTCTGCGCCTGCAACAGCACCAGCAGATATGGATGATGATCTTCCATTCTAA
- a CDS encoding aspartate ammonia-lyase: MNIKINTRVEKDLLGHKEIPAHCYYGVQTLRALENFNLSPNKLNQFPVFINALAMVKAACAEANFKLNKIEENKYNAIQYACEQIINYKYHDQFPIDMIQGGAGTSTNMNINEVLANIGLEHLDHLKGEYQYLHPNNDINMSQSTNDVYPTAIKVGLIFAIEQLNSPFQNLIESFKNKSDEFSHILKMGRTQLQDAVPMTLGQEFGAFANTLQNDLNKLNDIMPSALSVVNLGGTAIGTGINTEVKYREYAIAALSEITQKQISSSPDLIEATSDMGDFVLLSSFLKRTATKLSKIANDLRLLSSGPRTGLNEIHLEPRQPGSSIMPGKVNPVIPEAMNLVCFQVIANDLAITLAAEAGQLQLNAMEPLIAFKLFESIDLLGKAMQMFQYKCIENIRANAEHCQANVDNSIGIITALNPYLGYETTTRIAKQANETGQSVLALIKAENLLSDQLLADVLSIKNMVHPQQSLS, translated from the coding sequence ATGAACATTAAGATTAACACACGCGTTGAAAAGGATTTATTAGGACATAAAGAAATTCCTGCGCATTGCTATTATGGTGTACAAACTTTAAGGGCTTTAGAAAACTTTAATTTAAGTCCAAATAAACTCAATCAATTCCCTGTTTTTATTAATGCACTTGCAATGGTTAAAGCAGCATGTGCAGAAGCAAATTTTAAACTCAATAAAATTGAAGAAAATAAATACAATGCAATTCAGTATGCATGTGAACAGATTATTAATTATAAATATCATGACCAGTTTCCAATTGATATGATTCAAGGTGGTGCTGGAACGTCCACCAATATGAATATCAATGAAGTACTGGCTAATATTGGATTAGAACATTTAGATCACTTAAAAGGCGAATATCAATATTTACATCCAAATAATGATATTAATATGTCTCAGTCAACCAATGATGTCTATCCAACGGCAATTAAAGTGGGTTTAATTTTTGCAATAGAGCAATTGAACAGCCCGTTTCAAAATTTAATTGAAAGTTTTAAGAACAAGTCAGATGAGTTTTCGCATATCTTAAAAATGGGGCGTACCCAATTGCAAGATGCTGTTCCAATGACCTTGGGTCAAGAGTTCGGCGCATTTGCAAATACTTTACAAAATGATTTAAACAAGCTCAATGACATCATGCCGTCTGCTTTAAGTGTTGTAAATTTAGGCGGAACAGCTATTGGAACAGGGATCAATACCGAAGTTAAATATCGCGAATATGCCATCGCAGCATTGTCTGAAATTACGCAAAAGCAGATCAGCAGTTCACCCGATTTAATCGAAGCAACCTCAGATATGGGTGATTTCGTTTTATTATCGAGCTTCTTAAAGCGTACCGCGACTAAACTTTCAAAAATTGCCAATGACCTGCGTTTACTTTCTAGTGGTCCTCGTACTGGTCTGAATGAAATTCATTTAGAACCGCGTCAACCAGGCAGTTCAATTATGCCTGGAAAAGTGAACCCTGTTATTCCAGAAGCAATGAATTTAGTGTGTTTTCAAGTGATTGCAAATGATTTAGCCATTACTTTGGCGGCCGAAGCAGGTCAGTTACAGCTCAACGCGATGGAGCCATTAATTGCATTTAAACTGTTCGAATCGATCGATTTGTTAGGTAAAGCTATGCAAATGTTCCAATATAAATGTATTGAAAACATCCGTGCCAATGCTGAACACTGTCAGGCAAATGTAGATAATTCAATCGGCATTATTACTGCACTCAACCCATATTTGGGCTATGAAACAACGACTCGTATTGCAAAACAAGCGAATGAGACTGGTCAAAGTGTATTGGCTTTAATTAAAGCTGAAAACCTATTGTCTGATCAACTTTTGGCTGATGTGCTATCGATCAAAAATATGGTTCATCCTCAGCAATCTTTATCATGA
- a CDS encoding LysR substrate-binding domain-containing protein — protein sequence MTLEIRWIEDLLALEQEKSISQAAALRHVTQSAFTRRIQNIENSLGFQILKRYSKNIDFTEAGQVLLASAKNIQNQLTATIKYLEKNVKHDELTVKFAVSHSLITQFFPRFIHELSMDMTDLKLEIIASNFKQGMRLLKDGSCDFLISYCDQKTLEQFDRSLFEFHKIVEMEILPVTALDQEGTAKYSLDQSFPLLSYSKQAYLRNCVDEAIENKLDYRTLYETDNAGDLKELVLQGLGVAWLPKLLVEREIQENKLKVLDGEQYYLFQDVYLVKREMSFSNRINYIWNILIHKNK from the coding sequence ATGACTTTAGAAATTCGATGGATTGAAGATTTACTTGCGTTAGAGCAAGAAAAATCGATATCTCAAGCAGCAGCTCTACGACATGTCACGCAGTCTGCCTTTACACGCAGAATTCAGAACATTGAAAACTCATTGGGTTTCCAAATTTTGAAAAGATATAGTAAAAATATTGATTTCACAGAAGCAGGCCAAGTTTTACTCGCTTCGGCAAAAAACATACAAAATCAACTTACTGCAACAATAAAATATTTAGAAAAGAATGTGAAACATGATGAGTTAACCGTCAAGTTTGCAGTGTCACACTCGCTCATTACCCAGTTTTTCCCCCGCTTTATTCATGAGTTATCGATGGATATGACGGACTTAAAACTGGAAATTATTGCGTCGAATTTCAAACAGGGCATGCGCTTATTAAAAGATGGCTCGTGTGATTTTTTAATCAGTTATTGTGATCAAAAAACATTAGAACAATTCGATCGTTCTTTATTCGAATTTCATAAAATTGTTGAAATGGAAATACTCCCTGTGACGGCCCTAGATCAGGAGGGGACTGCCAAATATTCACTCGATCAGTCTTTTCCTTTGTTGTCTTATAGTAAACAAGCATATTTAAGAAATTGTGTGGATGAAGCGATTGAAAATAAGTTGGATTATCGAACTTTATATGAGACGGATAATGCAGGGGATTTAAAAGAGTTAGTGCTGCAAGGTTTAGGTGTGGCATGGTTGCCTAAATTATTGGTTGAAAGAGAAATCCAAGAAAATAAATTAAAAGTACTGGATGGTGAGCAGTACTATTTATTTCAAGATGTCTATCTGGTTAAGCGTGAAATGTCATTTTCAAATCGAATTAATTATATTTGGAATATATTGATTCATAAAAATAAATAA
- a CDS encoding dicarboxylate/amino acid:cation symporter encodes MKQKKLLKYILIAMISGILIGWAFHSTLTTAQTTELAAYFKIVTDVFLRLIKMIIAPLVFATIVSGLLSMGKSSSLGSITLKAMSWFIGASFISLLLGMGLANLFQPGAGMNLTVPQTAVDIGVSATSLSLETFITHIFPRSFAEAMANNEILQILVFSIFFGSALAYVQHQSEATVIGKIIDELCKVMFRITDYVMAFAPIAVFAAIASAITIQGPKLIIDYSIFIGQFYVGLLVLWTLLIAFGYIFLKKDIFRLMRIVREPTMLAFATASSESAYPKTMEALDKFGVPKRITSFVLPLGYSFNLDGSMMYMAFAVLFIAQAYNIDLSFSQQALILFTLMITSKGIAGVSRASIVVIASTLAMFKLPEAGILLILAIDQFLDMGRTATNVIGNSIATAVIARTEGNKDELMEQEGIMVNNLPPANQLADNS; translated from the coding sequence ATGAAACAGAAGAAACTACTGAAATATATTCTGATTGCCATGATCTCTGGAATACTAATTGGTTGGGCTTTTCATAGCACTTTAACAACTGCACAAACCACAGAACTTGCCGCCTATTTTAAAATAGTGACCGATGTATTCTTAAGATTAATTAAAATGATTATTGCACCCTTAGTTTTTGCAACAATCGTTTCTGGTCTGCTCTCAATGGGAAAATCCTCATCGCTGGGATCAATTACCTTAAAAGCCATGAGTTGGTTCATTGGTGCATCATTTATTTCACTTTTACTGGGCATGGGCTTAGCCAATTTATTCCAACCTGGTGCTGGAATGAATCTCACCGTTCCTCAAACAGCGGTTGATATTGGTGTAAGTGCGACAAGTCTGAGCTTAGAAACCTTCATTACGCATATTTTCCCGCGTAGTTTTGCGGAAGCCATGGCCAATAATGAGATCTTACAGATTTTGGTTTTCTCAATTTTCTTTGGTTCTGCACTTGCCTATGTTCAACACCAAAGTGAAGCAACGGTCATTGGTAAAATAATTGATGAACTCTGTAAGGTGATGTTCCGAATTACAGATTATGTCATGGCATTTGCACCTATCGCCGTTTTTGCAGCCATTGCTTCCGCGATTACCATCCAAGGCCCTAAACTGATTATCGATTATAGTATTTTCATTGGGCAGTTCTATGTGGGATTACTGGTACTTTGGACTCTCCTGATTGCATTTGGCTATATCTTCTTGAAAAAAGATATTTTTAGATTGATGCGAATCGTGCGTGAACCCACTATGTTGGCATTTGCGACCGCAAGTAGTGAATCGGCTTATCCAAAAACCATGGAAGCTTTGGATAAATTCGGTGTACCTAAGCGTATTACCAGTTTCGTGCTCCCTCTAGGTTATTCATTCAACCTCGACGGCTCGATGATGTATATGGCATTTGCCGTGTTATTTATTGCACAAGCCTACAACATTGATTTAAGTTTTTCCCAGCAAGCACTCATACTCTTTACCCTCATGATTACGAGTAAAGGGATTGCAGGTGTTTCACGAGCATCCATTGTGGTGATTGCCTCAACACTGGCTATGTTCAAGCTTCCTGAAGCCGGTATTCTATTAATTTTAGCGATTGATCAGTTTTTAGATATGGGTCGTACGGCAACCAATGTGATTGGAAATAGTATTGCAACTGCCGTGATTGCACGTACTGAAGGTAATAAAGATGAACTTATGGAGCAAGAAGGTATCATGGTGAATAACCTTCCTCCCGCAAACCAATTGGCCGATAACAGTTAG
- a CDS encoding DUF1852 domain-containing protein gives MSTEFACSIKRIRFDENYQPADNTRLTTNFANLARGESREQNLRNTLRMINNRFNALAQTDNPNGDRYSLEIDIISADLDVEGNGKSFPIIEMLKSTITDHHTHQRIEGMIGNSFSSYVRDYDFSVVLKEHNKENSTSYAPEGFGELHGKLYQYLVNSETFKAEFNQQPVICLSVSTAKKYHRTANEHPVLGVEYKQDAYSRTDEYFHKMGLQVRFFMPKGSAAPLAFYFAGDLLRDYTDLELISAISTMETFQKIYRPEIYNANSSAAQVYQASLEYPDYSLTQIVYDRVERGQLAVKQGKWTEENFIKPYQDILEQWAANYTVNSNAA, from the coding sequence ATGAGTACAGAGTTTGCATGTTCAATTAAACGCATTCGTTTTGATGAAAACTATCAACCAGCAGATAACACACGTCTAACGACGAACTTTGCTAACTTGGCGCGTGGTGAAAGCCGTGAGCAGAACCTACGTAATACACTTCGTATGATTAATAATCGCTTCAATGCCTTAGCACAAACAGATAACCCGAATGGTGATCGTTATTCGCTTGAAATCGATATTATTTCTGCAGATTTAGATGTTGAAGGGAATGGAAAATCTTTCCCAATTATTGAAATGCTGAAAAGCACGATCACCGATCATCATACCCATCAACGTATTGAGGGCATGATTGGCAATAGCTTCTCATCTTATGTACGTGACTACGATTTTAGCGTGGTGTTGAAAGAACATAATAAAGAGAATTCGACGTCGTATGCACCTGAAGGTTTTGGTGAATTACACGGTAAGCTTTATCAGTATCTGGTGAACTCGGAAACATTTAAAGCAGAGTTTAATCAACAACCTGTGATTTGCTTGAGCGTTTCAACCGCGAAGAAGTATCACCGTACTGCCAATGAGCATCCCGTTTTAGGCGTTGAGTATAAACAAGATGCGTACTCACGTACCGATGAGTATTTCCATAAAATGGGCTTACAGGTTCGCTTCTTTATGCCAAAAGGGAGTGCTGCACCTTTAGCATTCTATTTTGCGGGTGATTTACTGCGTGATTATACCGATCTTGAATTGATCAGCGCGATTAGCACCATGGAAACCTTCCAAAAGATTTATCGCCCTGAAATTTACAATGCAAATTCATCGGCAGCGCAAGTGTATCAAGCCAGCTTAGAGTATCCAGATTACTCATTAACACAAATTGTATATGACCGTGTTGAACGTGGTCAGTTAGCGGTTAAACAAGGTAAATGGACGGAAGAGAACTTTATTAAGCCGTATCAAGACATCCTTGAACAATGGGCTGCGAATTACACCGTAAACAGCAACGCTGCTTAA
- a CDS encoding methionine synthase, with the protein MAILLPTSTAGSLPKPSWLAEPEKLWSPWKLEGEQLIEAKQDALRLSLQEQLHAGIDIVSDGEQTRQHFVTTFIEYLDGVDFQKREMVRIRNRYDASVPSVVGAVSRQKPVFVEDAKFLRSQTTQPIKWALPGPMTMIDTLYDGHYKSREKLAWEFAKILNQEALELEAAGVDIIQFDEPAFNVFFDEVNDWGVATLERALEGLKCETAVHICYGYGIKANTDWKKTLGSEWRQYEEAFPKLQQSKIDIISLECQNSRVPMDLIELIRGKKVMVGAIDVATNTIETPEEVANTLRKALQFVDADKLYPSTNCGMAPLARHVARGKLNALSAGAEIIRKELSASYAASA; encoded by the coding sequence ATGGCCATTTTATTACCAACATCAACTGCGGGCAGTTTACCGAAACCATCGTGGTTAGCAGAACCTGAAAAACTATGGTCACCTTGGAAACTTGAGGGTGAGCAACTGATTGAAGCGAAACAAGACGCTTTACGTTTGTCTTTGCAAGAACAATTGCATGCAGGCATTGATATCGTGAGTGATGGTGAACAGACTCGCCAACATTTTGTGACCACATTTATTGAATATTTGGATGGTGTGGATTTTCAAAAGCGTGAAATGGTTCGTATCCGTAATCGTTATGATGCAAGCGTTCCATCGGTGGTAGGTGCCGTATCACGTCAAAAGCCAGTGTTTGTGGAGGATGCGAAATTTTTACGCAGTCAAACCACTCAACCAATTAAATGGGCATTGCCTGGCCCAATGACCATGATTGATACCTTATATGATGGTCACTACAAAAGTCGTGAAAAATTGGCTTGGGAATTTGCCAAAATCTTGAATCAAGAAGCATTGGAGTTAGAAGCAGCGGGTGTGGACATCATTCAGTTTGATGAACCTGCATTTAATGTATTCTTTGATGAAGTCAATGACTGGGGCGTAGCAACCTTAGAGCGTGCGCTTGAAGGTTTGAAATGTGAAACAGCAGTACACATTTGCTATGGCTACGGTATTAAAGCCAATACAGATTGGAAAAAGACTTTAGGTTCAGAATGGCGTCAATATGAAGAAGCATTTCCGAAACTACAGCAGTCTAAAATTGACATCATCTCACTTGAATGCCAAAACTCACGTGTGCCGATGGATTTAATTGAATTGATTCGCGGTAAAAAAGTCATGGTCGGTGCGATTGATGTGGCAACCAATACCATTGAAACACCAGAAGAAGTGGCAAATACATTACGTAAGGCCCTACAGTTTGTCGATGCAGATAAACTATATCCATCAACCAACTGTGGTATGGCGCCTTTAGCGCGTCATGTTGCTCGCGGTAAGCTGAATGCCTTAAGCGCTGGTGCAGAAATTATTCGTAAAGAACTCTCGGCTTCATACGCAGCAAGCGCATGA
- a CDS encoding flavin reductase, whose product MIEAIDFRNAMSLLTSAVSVVTTAGMADRHGFTASAVCSVTDTPPTLLVCMNKASRSHAHFVDNKILTVNVLGAQHQHISNVFASKMTSEERFKHGVWTELETGAPVLKDALVNFDCEIDDIQEVGTHTVFMCRIVAIQQSQHEQSLVYFNRAYHQVGQTETA is encoded by the coding sequence ATGATTGAAGCAATAGACTTTAGAAATGCAATGTCTTTGTTAACCAGTGCAGTGAGTGTCGTAACTACGGCAGGCATGGCTGATCGTCATGGGTTCACAGCATCTGCGGTGTGTAGTGTGACGGATACACCCCCGACATTATTGGTCTGTATGAATAAGGCATCGCGTTCACATGCACATTTTGTCGATAATAAAATTTTAACTGTGAATGTGTTAGGCGCACAACATCAGCATATTTCGAATGTCTTTGCATCTAAAATGACGTCTGAAGAGCGTTTTAAACATGGTGTTTGGACCGAACTAGAAACGGGCGCACCTGTTTTAAAGGATGCTTTAGTCAATTTTGACTGTGAAATTGATGACATTCAAGAAGTGGGAACACACACAGTTTTTATGTGTCGTATTGTCGCGATTCAACAAAGCCAGCATGAGCAAAGTTTGGTTTATTTTAATCGTGCTTATCATCAGGTAGGGCAGACCGAAACGGCTTAA
- the ahpC gene encoding alkyl hydroperoxide reductase subunit C encodes MSLINTEIKAFNATAYQNGEFIELSEQNLKGKWSVVFFYPADFTFVCPTELGDLADHYAEFQKLGVEIYGVSTDTHFTHKAWHDTSDVIGKIQYPLIGDPTWTLSKNFDVLIETEGLADRGTFVIDPEGKIQIIEINAGGIGRDASELLRKVKAAQYIHAHPGEVCPAKWKEGEATLAPSIDLVGKI; translated from the coding sequence ATGAGTTTAATCAATACTGAGATTAAAGCATTTAATGCAACAGCTTACCAAAATGGTGAATTCATTGAGTTGTCTGAGCAAAACTTAAAAGGCAAATGGTCTGTCGTATTTTTCTATCCTGCTGATTTCACCTTTGTATGTCCAACAGAATTGGGCGACTTGGCCGATCACTATGCTGAATTTCAAAAACTCGGCGTGGAAATTTACGGCGTATCGACCGATACCCATTTTACCCATAAAGCATGGCACGACACGTCAGATGTGATTGGTAAAATTCAATATCCATTGATTGGCGATCCAACGTGGACTTTGTCTAAAAACTTTGACGTGCTGATTGAAACTGAAGGTCTCGCAGACCGTGGTACTTTTGTGATTGATCCTGAAGGTAAAATCCAAATTATTGAAATTAATGCTGGCGGGATTGGTCGCGATGCATCTGAACTATTACGTAAAGTGAAAGCAGCACAATATATACATGCGCACCCAGGCGAAGTATGTCCTGCAAAATGGAAAGAAGGCGAAGCAACGCTTGCGCCGTCAATCGACTTGGTTGGTAAAATTTAA